In Deinococcus malanensis, one DNA window encodes the following:
- a CDS encoding acyl-CoA thioesterase, with protein sequence MEAGSGKAPRSRARMLELVFPKDTNYHGTAFGGWVLSLMDKAASVAAVRHASGNVVTARMDGVDFHVPIRVGDAVALDARVVRVGRTSMTIQVDVYREHIASGEQELATTGFFVFVALDEQGRPRAVPALIPVEDADLPGVDTRP encoded by the coding sequence ATGGAAGCAGGAAGTGGAAAAGCGCCACGGAGTCGGGCGCGCATGCTGGAACTGGTCTTTCCCAAGGACACCAACTATCACGGCACGGCATTCGGCGGCTGGGTCCTGTCCCTGATGGACAAGGCGGCCAGTGTCGCGGCTGTCCGGCATGCCAGTGGCAACGTGGTCACCGCCAGGATGGACGGCGTGGATTTCCACGTGCCGATCCGGGTGGGCGACGCGGTGGCCCTCGACGCCCGGGTGGTGCGGGTAGGGCGCACCAGCATGACCATCCAGGTGGACGTCTACCGCGAGCACATCGCCTCTGGAGAGCAGGAACTGGCGACAACGGGCTTTTTCGTGTTCGTGGCGCTTGACGAGCAGGGCCGACCGCGCGCGGTGCCGGCGCTGATCCCGGTGGAAGACGCGGACCTGCCCGGCGTCGATACCCGGCCATGA
- a CDS encoding protein-methionine-sulfoxide reductase heme-binding subunit MsrQ: protein MPAAVLLLDAQTGALGANPVQRAILQTGLLALALLILSLACTPLRMLTGWTWPARIRKALGLLAFFYGVLHFLLYLLDHGFTPAVVLEDVLERPFVTVGFAALVLMLPLALTSGRGAVRRLGFQNWQRLHQLAYVAVGLGVLHFWWGVKKDHTPPLIAALVVAVLFAVRLIRSRRTRARS, encoded by the coding sequence GTGCCGGCGGCTGTCCTGCTGCTCGACGCGCAGACAGGCGCCCTGGGCGCCAATCCAGTGCAGCGGGCCATCCTGCAGACCGGGCTGCTTGCGCTGGCGTTGCTGATCCTGTCGCTGGCGTGTACCCCTCTGCGGATGCTAACCGGCTGGACATGGCCCGCCCGGATCCGTAAGGCCCTGGGGCTGCTGGCTTTTTTCTATGGGGTGCTTCATTTCCTGCTGTATCTGCTGGACCACGGATTTACACCGGCGGTGGTGCTGGAAGACGTGCTGGAGCGCCCCTTCGTGACGGTAGGTTTTGCGGCGCTGGTTCTGATGCTGCCGCTGGCACTGACGAGCGGGCGGGGGGCAGTGCGCCGGCTGGGCTTTCAGAATTGGCAGAGGCTGCACCAGCTGGCGTATGTCGCGGTCGGGTTGGGGGTGCTGCATTTCTGGTGGGGGGTCAAAAAGGACCACACTCCACCGCTGATCGCGGCACTCGTGGTCGCCGTTTTGTTTGCCGTGCGCTTGATCCGTAGCCGGAGAACCCGGGCCCGCTCCTGA
- a CDS encoding MFS transporter, whose translation MTRPRGGDVHPLIFAALGTLVFLNVYAPQSLLPLLSREFRVGPAQVGTVVGATMLAMALASPLTGVLADAWGRRRTVLWAYALLILPALLAAAAPTLEVLNAARFVQGLLIPGVMVALNAYIAEEVSPAGRSRALTAYVTGTVLGGFLGRFLSGLVAAQGEWQVAFWLLAVACTAGWIVARLALPTERAFEPRRDLAAVLAGVRDHLRNPALLATCAVGFLILFMLVGTFNTLTLRLSDPPYGLTTAQTGSVFAVYLLGVVITPLAGPLLGARGPRTALLAAVGASIAGLLLTYSTPLPLVIAGVAAAACGVFLAQSAALAAVQRSVSSARSLAGGLYHLSYYGGGAAASVVAGYAFEAGGWGATVPLLVVSLLLASLVGALGWRYS comes from the coding sequence GTGACCCGGCCCAGGGGCGGGGACGTCCACCCGCTGATTTTCGCGGCGCTGGGCACCCTGGTTTTTCTGAACGTCTACGCCCCGCAGAGCCTGTTGCCCCTGCTGTCGCGGGAGTTCAGGGTGGGGCCGGCACAGGTGGGCACCGTGGTTGGCGCGACCATGCTGGCCATGGCGCTTGCTTCGCCCCTGACCGGCGTGCTGGCCGATGCCTGGGGACGCCGCCGGACCGTGCTGTGGGCGTATGCCCTGCTGATCCTGCCGGCCCTGCTGGCGGCTGCAGCGCCCACGCTGGAGGTTCTGAACGCTGCTCGGTTTGTGCAGGGTCTGCTGATTCCTGGCGTCATGGTGGCCCTCAACGCCTACATTGCCGAGGAAGTCTCGCCCGCAGGGCGCTCACGTGCCCTGACCGCCTACGTGACGGGAACTGTGCTGGGCGGTTTTCTGGGACGCTTCCTATCGGGCCTGGTGGCAGCGCAGGGAGAGTGGCAGGTGGCCTTCTGGCTGCTGGCGGTGGCCTGCACGGCCGGGTGGATTGTGGCGCGCCTGGCCCTGCCGACGGAAAGAGCGTTCGAGCCCAGACGCGATCTTGCGGCCGTGCTGGCAGGAGTGCGCGACCATCTGCGGAACCCGGCGCTGCTGGCCACTTGCGCCGTGGGCTTCCTGATTCTGTTCATGCTGGTGGGCACCTTTAATACGCTGACCTTGCGTCTGTCCGATCCTCCGTACGGGCTGACCACTGCCCAGACGGGATCAGTTTTCGCGGTGTATCTGCTGGGCGTGGTGATTACCCCGCTGGCCGGACCCTTGCTGGGTGCCAGAGGGCCCCGAACCGCTCTGCTGGCTGCTGTCGGTGCGAGCATTGCTGGGCTGTTGCTGACTTACAGCACACCGTTGCCGCTGGTCATTGCAGGCGTGGCAGCGGCCGCCTGTGGGGTCTTCCTGGCGCAGTCGGCGGCGCTCGCGGCGGTGCAGCGCAGCGTCAGCAGTGCACGCAGTCTTGCCGGCGGCCTCTATCACCTGTCGTATTACGGTGGGGGGGCCGCTGCCAGTGTGGTCGCTGGCTACGCCTTTGAAGCTGGAGGCTGGGGGGCCACCGTACCGCTGCTGGTGGTCAGTCTGTTGCTGGCCTCGCTGGTGGGCGCACTGGGGTGGCGTTACAGCTGA
- a CDS encoding oligosaccharide flippase family protein has product MIRNLVALYGVQIATFLLPLLTLPLLARNLGPTALGELAALQSLFATLGFLLEYGFNYSAARQVAIHREDRSRLTVILSDVLGAKVLLSLVFFTVSLGIYLFVPVFRAQGLLFWLGFLGGLAQGFNLFWFYQGIEKLSWSASVDVALKVGYTALVLILVRSPQDVVLVIGLQGLSSFLSLMINGVRARQFVDGVRWSLAGSLTALREGRSLFFFRAVTLFYTSANSAMLRLFAPAATVAQYSNAERLTNVGFSAFGPLMQVFYPRLSYQVHHNFTEAQRFFRRFLLIILMLSVSAAAVGYLLAPLAVNLLFGDQFAATVPLFRILLLNIPLMALSNLFGLQWMVPNGMQKPFNLIVTLAAMLNILSVLFIVPRYQAQGMAWGVVGCELVVTGLMIGSVLRSDSTPFGVPRSKRVKKSLDSTVQRKL; this is encoded by the coding sequence TTGATTCGCAACCTTGTCGCCCTCTATGGCGTGCAGATCGCCACCTTTCTGCTGCCGCTGCTTACCCTGCCGCTGCTGGCCCGGAACCTCGGGCCGACTGCGCTGGGTGAACTTGCTGCCCTCCAAAGCCTGTTCGCCACCCTAGGATTTCTGCTGGAGTACGGTTTCAACTACTCGGCCGCTCGTCAGGTGGCGATCCACCGGGAAGACCGCTCGCGCCTGACGGTTATCCTTTCGGATGTGCTGGGAGCCAAGGTGCTGCTCAGCCTTGTCTTTTTCACAGTTTCTCTTGGCATCTATTTGTTTGTGCCGGTCTTCCGCGCCCAGGGTCTCTTATTCTGGCTGGGGTTCCTGGGAGGGCTTGCTCAGGGCTTCAACCTGTTCTGGTTCTACCAGGGTATCGAGAAACTTTCCTGGTCGGCTTCTGTCGATGTGGCGCTTAAGGTTGGCTATACCGCGCTGGTGCTGATACTGGTGCGTTCGCCGCAGGACGTGGTGCTGGTGATCGGTTTGCAAGGGCTCTCATCATTTCTGTCTCTGATGATCAATGGTGTCCGTGCTCGACAATTCGTGGATGGCGTACGGTGGTCGCTCGCAGGCAGTCTCACTGCACTCAGAGAGGGGAGAAGCCTGTTTTTTTTCCGGGCAGTTACCCTTTTTTATACCTCAGCCAATAGCGCGATGTTGCGCTTATTCGCACCCGCCGCCACAGTTGCGCAGTATTCAAACGCCGAACGGTTGACCAATGTGGGATTCAGTGCCTTCGGGCCACTAATGCAAGTTTTCTACCCACGTCTGAGTTATCAGGTGCATCATAATTTCACCGAAGCCCAGCGATTTTTTCGACGCTTCTTGCTCATCATCCTGATGTTGTCTGTATCGGCAGCGGCCGTTGGCTACCTGCTGGCTCCCCTGGCCGTCAACCTGCTGTTCGGCGATCAGTTCGCCGCCACAGTTCCGCTGTTTCGGATCTTGCTGCTGAACATTCCCTTGATGGCGCTGAGCAATTTGTTCGGGTTGCAATGGATGGTGCCCAATGGCATGCAGAAGCCCTTTAATCTGATCGTGACTTTAGCTGCCATGCTTAATATTTTGTCCGTGCTGTTTATCGTGCCTAGATATCAAGCCCAGGGTATGGCCTGGGGCGTAGTCGGTTGTGAGCTGGTGGTGACGGGACTTATGATCGGCTCTGTGCTGCGTAGTGATTCTACTCCCTTTGGAGTTCCAAGGTCCAAAAGAGTCAAGAAGAGCCTTGATAGCACTGTGCAAAGAAAGTTATAG
- a CDS encoding HD domain-containing protein, which translates to MSVPARETVPTPLDDLLALDPRLPAVWAWVQRLMTPDAAHDEGHLRRVAVWTRRCAPDEPAALAVAAALTHDVINLPKNHPQRAQASTLAAQAVREALPGLGFTPAQAHEVALAVRDHSFSRGAVPETPLGAALQDADRLDALGALGVMRVAAVGGHLGRSLLDPSDPWCQQREPDDQAFTVDHFFTKLLRLAGSFQTAPGRAEAQRRTAVMHAFLTQLGEEIGVPYPSP; encoded by the coding sequence ATGAGTGTTCCGGCCCGTGAGACCGTTCCCACCCCTCTTGACGATCTGCTGGCCCTGGACCCGCGTCTCCCTGCGGTGTGGGCCTGGGTCCAGCGACTCATGACTCCGGACGCGGCGCACGACGAGGGCCACCTGCGCAGGGTGGCCGTCTGGACCCGCCGCTGCGCTCCCGACGAGCCTGCAGCGCTCGCCGTGGCCGCGGCACTGACCCACGATGTGATCAACCTGCCCAAGAATCATCCCCAGCGCGCCCAGGCGAGCACACTGGCGGCGCAGGCCGTGCGGGAGGCGCTGCCGGGCCTGGGTTTCACGCCGGCCCAGGCGCATGAGGTCGCCCTGGCGGTTCGTGACCACAGCTTCTCGCGCGGCGCGGTTCCCGAGACTCCACTGGGCGCCGCCCTGCAGGACGCTGACCGGCTGGACGCCCTGGGCGCGCTGGGGGTCATGCGGGTAGCTGCCGTGGGTGGACATCTGGGCCGGTCCCTGCTGGACCCTTCAGACCCCTGGTGCCAGCAGCGCGAGCCCGACGATCAGGCGTTCACCGTGGATCACTTCTTCACCAAACTGCTGCGTCTGGCCGGAAGCTTCCAGACAGCTCCGGGCCGCGCCGAGGCCCAGAGGCGCACGGCGGTGATGCACGCGTTCCTGACCCAGCTGGGAGAGGAAATCGGCGTGCCCTACCCCTCGCCCTGA
- a CDS encoding polysaccharide biosynthesis tyrosine autokinase produces MTERAESREIDLSVLWLGLRRRLAWILGTALLLALAAFLWSRSQPRVYEASASLIASNSQGQDSTLSTALVKAPPLPEGAVAQALQSTQVIGPLIQAIRKEEEISQSERERLSENLGRELREQRLQSVTLTSRLDLSGNGIYTVRARARTAAAAQRLANLASAALFSWDRDRALESVRRAQAGFQAQLAQVDQQLGASALPGVERQTLIARRANIQGNLTQVQLLEDSVAGVLSSLSAAVEPLRPVAPKPLRNAALAGLLGVLLATGIVALLTVLDRTIRSEDDLLTLDVPTLAVIPRLRQRDIIFSGIVRAARQAGLYEAIGFLRVNLMTTLAGKPHPVVMVTSTAPGEGKSSLTATLADGFASSGQRVLIIDADLRRGTQAAVWKKYDEGGRWHQLSGQGGVRTTREALADPHNVQVIQVEDNVDMLPAGPGVQDSLGVFNQADIAGALALWRQNYDIVLIDSAPLLALADGLVVGVHTDAVLMVTEYGRTNVQSVRSALRRAERAGLNILGFVINKSDAREGNSYGYSYSYAPKTSGVSA; encoded by the coding sequence ATGACAGAAAGAGCAGAATCACGGGAAATTGATCTCTCCGTCTTGTGGCTAGGACTAAGACGGCGGCTGGCATGGATTCTGGGAACAGCGCTACTCCTCGCCCTGGCTGCATTTCTGTGGTCTCGGTCCCAGCCGCGCGTCTATGAAGCGAGTGCCAGCCTTATTGCATCCAATAGCCAGGGTCAGGACAGCACACTCAGTACCGCGCTGGTTAAGGCGCCGCCGCTGCCTGAAGGAGCTGTGGCCCAGGCGCTGCAAAGTACTCAGGTCATCGGGCCGTTGATCCAGGCAATTCGTAAAGAAGAGGAGATTTCTCAGAGCGAGCGTGAACGCCTGAGTGAGAACCTGGGAAGGGAATTGAGAGAACAGCGTCTGCAAAGCGTCACGCTGACCTCACGGCTTGATCTGAGCGGCAACGGAATCTACACGGTGCGTGCCCGGGCGCGCACGGCAGCTGCCGCCCAGCGCCTGGCAAATCTGGCGAGCGCTGCTCTTTTTTCATGGGACCGCGACCGCGCCCTGGAAAGTGTACGCCGTGCTCAGGCGGGCTTTCAGGCCCAACTGGCCCAGGTTGATCAGCAGCTGGGTGCTTCCGCGCTTCCTGGCGTCGAACGGCAGACGTTGATCGCCCGGCGGGCTAACATCCAGGGCAACCTGACTCAGGTGCAACTGCTGGAAGATTCGGTGGCGGGAGTGCTCAGCTCGCTGTCGGCCGCTGTTGAGCCGTTGCGCCCTGTCGCGCCCAAACCTCTGCGGAACGCGGCGCTGGCCGGGCTGCTGGGGGTGCTGCTCGCAACCGGGATCGTCGCTCTGCTCACGGTACTCGACCGAACCATCCGCAGTGAGGATGACCTGCTGACACTCGATGTGCCGACTCTGGCTGTCATTCCGCGTCTGCGTCAGCGCGATATCATCTTTTCGGGCATCGTACGGGCGGCGCGTCAGGCCGGGCTGTACGAGGCTATCGGCTTTCTGCGCGTCAATCTGATGACGACCCTGGCGGGTAAGCCCCATCCAGTTGTGATGGTGACCAGTACGGCCCCCGGCGAAGGCAAGAGCAGTCTGACGGCCACGCTCGCAGACGGTTTCGCCTCCAGCGGACAGCGCGTGCTGATCATCGACGCGGACCTGCGGCGTGGCACCCAGGCGGCTGTCTGGAAGAAGTACGACGAGGGTGGACGATGGCATCAATTGAGCGGGCAGGGCGGAGTCAGGACCACCCGTGAAGCGCTTGCTGACCCGCACAATGTTCAGGTAATTCAGGTCGAAGACAATGTGGATATGCTGCCTGCTGGCCCTGGTGTGCAGGACAGCCTGGGTGTGTTCAATCAGGCTGACATCGCGGGGGCATTGGCCCTGTGGCGGCAGAACTACGACATCGTGCTGATCGACAGTGCTCCGCTGCTGGCGCTCGCCGACGGTCTGGTGGTCGGGGTCCATACCGACGCCGTGCTGATGGTGACCGAGTACGGACGGACCAACGTGCAATCTGTTCGCAGTGCCCTGCGACGCGCGGAACGGGCGGGCCTGAATATCCTGGGATTTGTGATCAACAAGTCCGACGCCCGAGAAGGCAACAGTTATGGGTACTCATATTCTTACGCGCCCAAAACCTCGGGAGTGAGTGCATGA
- a CDS encoding histidine phosphatase family protein translates to MTDLQLTLVRHGATEWNEGGRWQGVTDNPLGGSGEAQARRLARRLRGQVFDQVEASDLQRAVQTAQLSLPGQNITLDPRLREIHFGAFEGLTVPEMSAHPAFEEWQSDPWQVAPPGGESLAEVAARMRDWAEDLHQPAVIAFSHSVAIRALMCELFGWPLIPQSGYPVPFAHRIGHTSLSRLRRHGGHWTMHTLGDGAHLEVQGEG, encoded by the coding sequence ATGACCGACCTGCAGCTCACCCTGGTCCGTCATGGCGCGACCGAGTGGAACGAAGGGGGCCGCTGGCAGGGCGTCACCGACAACCCGCTGGGAGGCAGTGGGGAGGCCCAGGCCCGGCGCCTCGCCCGGCGGTTACGTGGTCAGGTTTTCGATCAGGTCGAGGCCAGCGACCTTCAGCGTGCCGTCCAGACCGCGCAACTGTCCCTGCCTGGGCAGAACATCACGCTTGACCCCCGGCTGCGCGAGATTCATTTCGGTGCCTTCGAGGGGCTGACGGTCCCAGAGATGAGTGCGCACCCGGCGTTTGAAGAGTGGCAGTCCGACCCCTGGCAGGTCGCCCCTCCCGGTGGGGAGAGTTTGGCCGAGGTCGCCGCCCGCATGCGTGACTGGGCCGAGGACCTGCATCAGCCAGCCGTCATCGCCTTTTCGCATTCGGTGGCCATCCGGGCGCTGATGTGTGAGCTGTTCGGCTGGCCGCTGATTCCACAGTCCGGCTATCCGGTCCCGTTTGCCCACCGCATCGGCCATACCAGCCTCAGCAGGCTGCGACGTCATGGGGGCCACTGGACGATGCATACGCTGGGCGACGGCGCCCACCTGGAAGTTCAGGGCGAGGGGTAG
- the msrP gene encoding protein-methionine-sulfoxide reductase catalytic subunit MsrP, translating into MTSTPPDPQLSSDPDDTSSEAQGYPRREFLKNAAMFTGTVAAMGGGLELLTRRPGAEAQAAPGELMAQARRPLGPYDTSEPITPYAQATTYNNFYEFGTGKDDPARLAGSLRTRPWTVLIDGEVRKPVRVDIDTLQSWFPLEDRIYRMRCVEGWSMVMPWLGFPLGALLRRIEPSSKARYVQFTSLYDPKQFPGQRGDVLDWPYVEGLRLDEALHPLSFMAVGLHGRVLPNQNGAPLRLVVPWKYGFKNIKSVVRITLTQKQPRTTWAQAAPDEYGFYANVNPKVPHPRWSQATERRIGELRRRPTLPFNGYADQVASLYKGMDLRRFF; encoded by the coding sequence ATGACCAGCACGCCCCCTGACCCCCAGCTTTCTTCCGACCCCGACGATACGAGCTCAGAGGCCCAGGGCTATCCGCGCCGCGAGTTCCTGAAAAACGCGGCGATGTTTACCGGCACGGTCGCTGCCATGGGTGGTGGGCTGGAACTGTTGACCCGCCGGCCCGGTGCGGAAGCGCAGGCGGCCCCCGGCGAACTGATGGCGCAGGCGCGCCGTCCGCTGGGGCCCTACGACACCTCCGAGCCGATCACGCCGTATGCGCAGGCGACCACCTACAACAACTTCTACGAGTTCGGCACCGGCAAGGACGACCCCGCGCGACTGGCCGGAAGCCTCAGAACGCGCCCCTGGACCGTCCTGATCGACGGCGAAGTGCGCAAACCCGTACGGGTAGACATCGACACGCTGCAATCCTGGTTTCCCCTGGAGGACCGGATCTACCGCATGCGCTGTGTCGAGGGCTGGTCCATGGTGATGCCCTGGCTGGGCTTTCCCCTGGGTGCCCTGCTGCGCCGGATCGAGCCGAGCAGCAAGGCCAGATACGTGCAGTTCACCTCTCTCTATGACCCCAAACAGTTTCCCGGGCAGCGTGGAGATGTGCTCGACTGGCCCTACGTCGAAGGTTTGCGGCTGGACGAAGCCCTGCACCCTCTTTCATTCATGGCGGTCGGACTCCATGGGCGCGTCCTGCCCAACCAGAACGGCGCCCCGCTGCGGCTGGTCGTGCCCTGGAAATACGGGTTCAAGAACATCAAATCGGTGGTCCGCATCACGCTGACCCAGAAGCAGCCACGCACCACCTGGGCGCAGGCCGCCCCGGATGAATACGGCTTTTACGCCAATGTCAACCCGAAAGTGCCGCATCCCCGCTGGAGCCAGGCGACCGAGCGCCGGATCGGCGAACTGCGCCGCCGGCCAACTCTGCCTTTCAATGGCTACGCCGATCAGGTCGCGTCCCTGTATAAGGGCATGGACCTGCGCCGCTTCTTCTGA
- a CDS encoding glycosyltransferase family 4 protein yields the protein MSGPKSENNAVLNGRVAHIVEHIRPGGGPSGYLYNLSSVADKHPERLFDILYATRSEERSHWKGSARFELILKILRAVSPVFREFLLLLIQGWNRKRQPRFVFSPEFTQKLNHYTCLVFHDVFKARIYADNFSIKGQGIFVMPHSPSDISMESIEDYENFLGGEIKKSILLPKMQFEEIDLYEKLDGIVAPSKYALEGYFDGNSPVRARLDHLLINKFHSVVTGVNLKAASRQENYRTHINPFGKKYIVGYFGRFNEQKGFDRYLKLVKALEKETNIQFVCAGAGGIEVGSDNYKNLNNLGWIADDIAEYMASVDLIVAPNRVCYFDLAILESLSLGTPVVASAVGGNKYFSRFAEGVYLFESDVDLAETVLATLSNLPARAVVQTMYNENFSTERFYDNHQQLAIDLLNQP from the coding sequence ATGAGCGGACCTAAGTCGGAAAATAATGCGGTATTAAATGGACGCGTAGCCCATATCGTCGAACATATTAGGCCTGGAGGCGGTCCTTCTGGTTATCTCTATAATCTTAGTTCTGTAGCGGACAAACATCCTGAACGACTGTTTGATATTTTATATGCGACTAGATCGGAGGAGCGCAGCCATTGGAAAGGTAGTGCAAGATTTGAATTGATCTTAAAAATTTTGCGGGCAGTGAGTCCTGTTTTTAGAGAGTTCTTACTCTTGCTAATCCAAGGCTGGAACCGCAAAAGACAACCTAGGTTTGTTTTTAGTCCTGAGTTTACTCAAAAACTAAACCATTATACCTGCTTGGTATTTCATGATGTTTTCAAAGCGAGGATTTATGCGGATAACTTCTCGATCAAAGGTCAGGGAATTTTCGTTATGCCTCATTCTCCTTCAGACATATCAATGGAGTCTATTGAAGACTACGAAAATTTTTTGGGGGGTGAGATTAAAAAATCGATATTATTGCCAAAAATGCAGTTTGAGGAAATCGATTTGTATGAGAAACTTGATGGAATAGTGGCTCCCTCTAAGTATGCTTTGGAAGGATATTTCGATGGCAATAGTCCTGTAAGAGCGAGGCTGGATCATCTTCTAATCAATAAGTTTCATAGTGTGGTAACAGGCGTTAATTTGAAAGCAGCCTCTCGACAAGAAAATTATAGAACCCACATCAACCCATTTGGAAAGAAGTATATTGTAGGTTACTTTGGACGTTTTAACGAGCAGAAAGGATTTGACCGATATTTAAAGCTCGTTAAAGCACTGGAGAAGGAGACAAATATTCAATTTGTTTGTGCTGGTGCAGGCGGAATAGAAGTAGGGAGCGATAATTATAAAAATCTAAACAATCTAGGATGGATTGCAGATGATATTGCTGAGTATATGGCATCCGTTGATTTAATCGTTGCCCCCAACAGGGTTTGCTATTTTGATCTTGCAATTCTGGAATCATTGTCGTTAGGAACTCCCGTGGTCGCGTCAGCAGTCGGTGGCAATAAATATTTCAGTAGATTCGCCGAAGGTGTTTACCTATTTGAATCTGATGTTGATCTGGCTGAGACAGTGCTTGCCACGCTCTCTAACCTTCCTGCTAGAGCAGTGGTGCAAACTATGTACAACGAAAACTTTTCAACTGAGCGCTTCTACGACAACCACCAGCAGCTCGCTATTGACTTGCTAAACCAACCATGA